A stretch of the Leptidea sinapis chromosome 17, ilLepSina1.1, whole genome shotgun sequence genome encodes the following:
- the LOC126969187 gene encoding protein deltex, producing the protein YPLARSEQPPAPHGRRPKIPQQHTGSSVHSVHSVQSGQSVQSVQSVQSLPAGARSASPRDRKPGLARQILHNLNIFSNNNKVYEEETKERIRERARQRENESEEARHTDTECGSTRRHSVDTVSTYLSHESKESLPHAVELLNCSEGSDDVFEQGYTRHVSPARTSGHSSYDQQHINNNIGEIGVPQDMIHFSQGAEEWNGAVTAAAPRCGHPLYLTCSQDGSFVECLICGEQYQHAEGGPAPRVEGGEQPSGSMSWRQQAEPLPGYPPHTGSILVTYNFQSGRQGPSHPQPGAPYYAVGFPRHSALPDTPLGRQVLRALQLAWERRVLFTVRASRTTGREHVVAWSVPPPARDLVAALRALRRLLAGRGA; encoded by the exons TACCCGCTGGCACGCTCCGAGCAGCCGCCCGCGCCGCACG GTCGAAGGCCGAAAATACCTCAACAACATACAGGCTCCAGTGTACACTCCGTACATTCAGTGCAGTCAGGACAGTCGGTGCAGTCAGTTCAGTCCGTTCAGTCCTTGCCGGCCGGAGCGCGCAGTGCATCGCCTCGAGACCGGAAACCGGGCCTCGCGAGACAAATCCTTCACAATCTCAACATTTTTA GTAACAATAACAAGGTGTATGAGGAGGAGACAAAGGAGAGAATCAGAGAACGAGCGCGACAGAGGGAGAATGAGAGCGAGGAGGCGCGACACACGGACACCGAGTGTGGGTCGACGCGGCGCCACAGCGTGGACACCGTGTCCACGTACCTGAGCCACGAGAGCAAGGAGAGTCTGCCG CATGCAGTTGAGCTGTTGAACTGCAGCGAGGGCAGCGACGATGTGTTCGAACAGGGTTACACCAGACATGTGAGCCCCGCACGGACCAGCGGCCACTCCTCGTACGACCAGCAACACATCAATAATAACATTGGGGAAATTG GTGTACCCCAGGACATGATACACTTCAGCCAGGGTGCAGAGGAATGGAACGGGGCGGTGACAGCAGCAGCGCCGCGCTGCGGTCATCCGCTGTACCTTACGTGCTCGCAG GATGGTTCGTTTGTGGAGTGTTTGATCTGTGGTGAGCAGTACCAGCACGCGGAGGGGGGGCCGGCTCCACGGGTGGAGGGGGGCGAGCAGCCCAGCGGGTCCATGTCGTGGCGGCAGCAGGCGGAGCCTCTGCCAGGGTATCCACCGCACACCGGCTCCATACTGGTGACATACAA CTTCCAGTCCGGGCGCCAGGGCCCCTCTCACCCTCAGCCGGGGGCGCCGTACTACGCCGTGGGGTTCCCGCGTCACTCCGCGCTGCCAGACACGCCGCTCGGTCGCCAG GTGCTGCGCGCGCTGCAGCTGGCGTGGGAGCGGCGCGTGCTGTTCACGGTGAGAGCGTCGCGCACGACGGGCCGCGAGCACGTGGTCGCGTGGAGCGTGCCGCCGCCCGCGCGGGACCTGGTCGCCGCGCTGCGGGCCCTGCGCCGCCTGCTGGCCGGCCGGGGGGCGTGA